The following coding sequences lie in one Armatimonadia bacterium genomic window:
- a CDS encoding 6-phosphofructokinase: protein MPPKGNALIGQSGGPTMVINASVIGAVQTGRKYEQIESFYGAAHGITGILNEDMFDLYHEDPGVLEQLKLTPSAALGTCRMKPKQPDLERCMEVFKAHNIRYFFYTGGNDSQLTCHLISELAKTSDWEMQVIGVPKTIDNDLVFTDNCPGFGSAARFAAAGCQFAAKDAEAFGNIEVVEIMGRNAGWLTGATQVGRLDDYMAPHLVYLPEVKVNPDEFLADCRACYEEYGYLVVAVSEGFAFADSSLGTTSQKVDEFGHGRLGGVAQAVGDMIEEELGVRARNDKLGNLQRCFAWGQSQPDLDQAYAVGADAVERAVRGETDVMVTIERKNDDPYEFETGTTSLVSVADKVRSVPLEWLNSRQNGVTKEFIDYVKPLTKGLTAGYSADLPHYPRLSKDMAAKKLQPYVRAK, encoded by the coding sequence ATGCCACCCAAAGGTAACGCACTCATCGGCCAGTCCGGCGGGCCGACGATGGTCATCAACGCGAGCGTCATAGGTGCGGTTCAGACGGGCCGCAAGTACGAGCAGATCGAGTCTTTCTACGGTGCTGCTCACGGCATCACCGGGATACTCAATGAGGATATGTTCGACCTGTACCACGAGGACCCGGGTGTCCTTGAGCAGCTGAAGCTCACGCCCTCGGCTGCGCTGGGTACCTGCCGCATGAAGCCGAAGCAGCCGGACCTCGAGCGCTGCATGGAGGTCTTCAAGGCTCACAACATCCGGTACTTCTTTTACACGGGCGGCAACGACTCCCAGTTGACTTGCCACCTGATCTCCGAGCTGGCAAAGACGAGCGACTGGGAGATGCAGGTCATCGGCGTTCCGAAGACCATCGACAACGACCTGGTTTTCACCGACAACTGCCCCGGCTTCGGATCCGCAGCGCGCTTTGCTGCAGCCGGTTGCCAGTTTGCTGCGAAGGACGCCGAGGCTTTCGGCAACATCGAGGTCGTCGAGATCATGGGACGCAACGCGGGGTGGCTGACGGGCGCGACTCAGGTCGGTCGGCTGGACGACTACATGGCCCCTCACCTCGTGTATCTGCCGGAAGTTAAGGTCAACCCGGACGAGTTCCTCGCGGACTGCAGGGCGTGCTATGAGGAGTACGGTTACTTGGTCGTCGCAGTGTCTGAGGGCTTCGCCTTCGCGGACTCGAGCCTCGGCACCACCTCGCAGAAGGTGGACGAGTTTGGACACGGGCGTCTGGGCGGTGTGGCCCAGGCTGTCGGCGACATGATCGAGGAGGAGTTGGGCGTTCGCGCCCGCAACGACAAGCTGGGGAACTTGCAGCGGTGCTTCGCCTGGGGGCAGTCGCAGCCGGACCTCGACCAGGCTTACGCCGTGGGCGCGGATGCCGTCGAGCGCGCTGTTCGGGGCGAGACCGATGTAATGGTCACGATCGAGCGCAAGAACGACGACCCCTACGAGTTCGAGACCGGCACGACCTCTCTCGTCAGCGTGGCCGACAAGGTGCGCAGCGTGCCGCTCGAGTGGCTCAACAGCCGCCAGAACGGTGTGACGAAGGAGTTCATCGACTACGTGAAGCCGCTCACCAAGGGCCTCACTGCCGGGTACTCGGCTGATCTCCCGCACTACCCGCGGCTGAGCAAGGACATGGCTGCGAAGAAGCTGCAGCCCTACGTCCGCGCGAAGTAG